A genomic region of Pseudomonas sp. RSB 5.4 contains the following coding sequences:
- the hslV gene encoding ATP-dependent protease subunit HslV, which translates to MTTIVSVRRHGKVVMGGDGQVSLGNTVMKGNAKKVRRLYHGQVIAGFAGATADAFTLFERFEGQLEKHQGHLIRAAVELAKEWRTDRSLSRLEAMLAVANKDASLIITGNGDVVEPENGLIAMGSGGGYAQAAASALLKKTDLSAREIVETALGIAADICVFTNHTQTIEEQDLAEEA; encoded by the coding sequence TTGACCACCATCGTTTCAGTCCGCCGCCACGGCAAAGTCGTCATGGGCGGCGACGGCCAGGTTTCTCTCGGCAACACCGTGATGAAAGGCAACGCGAAGAAAGTTCGCCGCCTGTACCACGGCCAGGTCATCGCCGGTTTCGCCGGCGCCACCGCCGACGCCTTCACCCTGTTCGAACGTTTCGAAGGCCAGCTCGAGAAACATCAGGGCCACCTGATCCGCGCCGCTGTCGAACTCGCCAAAGAATGGCGCACCGACCGCTCCCTGAGCCGCCTCGAAGCCATGCTCGCGGTCGCCAACAAGGACGCGTCCCTGATCATCACCGGCAACGGTGACGTGGTCGAACCCGAGAATGGCCTGATCGCCATGGGTTCCGGCGGTGGTTATGCACAGGCTGCAGCCAGCGCACTGTTGAAAAAGACCGACCTGTCGGCCCGTGAAATCGTCGAAACCGCACTGGGCATCGCTGCCGACATCTGCGTATTCACCAACCACACTCAGACCATTGAGGAGCAGGATCTCGCTGAAGAAGCCTGA
- the hslU gene encoding ATP-dependent protease ATPase subunit HslU → MSMTPREIVHELNRHIIGQDDAKRAVAIALRNRWRRMQLPEELRVEVTPKNILMIGPTGVGKTEIARRLAKLANAPFIKVEATKFTEVGYVGRDVESIIRDLADAAIKMLREQEMTRVRHRAEDAAEDRILDALLPPARMGFSNEEPAQDSNTRQLFRKRLREGQLDDKEIEIEVAEMAGIEIATPPGMEEMTNQLQSLFANMGKGKKKARKLKVKEALKLVRDEEAGRLVNEEELKAKALEAVEQHGIVFIDEIDKVAKRGNVGGADVSREGVQRDLLPLIEGCTVNTKLGMVKTDHILFIASGAFHLSKPSDLVPELQGRLPIRVELKALSPEDFERILSEPHASLTEQYCALLKTEGLNIQFQPEGIKRLAEIAWQVNEKTENIGARRLHTLLERLLEEVSFSAGDLASAHDDKPILIDAAYVNSHLGELAQNEDLSRYIL, encoded by the coding sequence ATGTCCATGACTCCCCGCGAAATCGTCCACGAACTCAACCGCCATATCATCGGCCAGGACGATGCCAAGCGCGCCGTCGCGATTGCCCTGCGCAACCGCTGGCGCCGCATGCAGCTGCCTGAAGAGCTGCGTGTTGAAGTGACCCCGAAAAACATCCTGATGATCGGCCCTACCGGTGTCGGTAAAACCGAAATCGCCCGTCGTCTGGCGAAACTGGCCAACGCGCCGTTCATCAAGGTCGAAGCGACCAAATTCACCGAGGTCGGCTACGTCGGCCGTGACGTTGAATCGATCATCCGTGATCTGGCCGACGCTGCGATCAAGATGCTCCGCGAGCAGGAAATGACTCGCGTACGCCACCGCGCCGAAGACGCTGCCGAGGACCGCATCCTCGACGCGCTGCTGCCACCGGCACGCATGGGCTTCAGCAACGAAGAGCCGGCTCAGGATTCCAACACCCGCCAACTGTTCCGTAAGCGCCTGCGCGAAGGTCAACTGGACGACAAGGAAATCGAAATCGAAGTCGCCGAAATGGCCGGCATCGAGATCGCCACGCCGCCTGGCATGGAAGAAATGACCAACCAGTTGCAGTCCCTGTTCGCCAACATGGGCAAGGGCAAGAAGAAAGCTCGCAAGCTCAAGGTCAAGGAAGCGCTGAAACTGGTGCGCGACGAAGAGGCCGGGCGTCTGGTCAACGAAGAAGAGTTGAAGGCCAAGGCGCTGGAAGCGGTCGAACAGCACGGCATCGTGTTCATCGACGAAATCGACAAGGTCGCCAAGCGCGGCAATGTCGGCGGCGCCGACGTGTCCCGTGAAGGCGTACAGCGCGACTTGCTGCCGCTGATCGAGGGCTGCACCGTCAACACCAAGCTGGGCATGGTCAAGACCGACCACATCCTGTTCATCGCTTCCGGTGCATTCCACCTGAGCAAGCCGAGCGACCTGGTGCCCGAGCTGCAAGGCCGTCTGCCGATCCGCGTCGAACTCAAGGCCCTGAGCCCGGAAGACTTCGAACGCATCCTCAGCGAGCCGCACGCTTCGCTCACCGAGCAATACTGCGCGCTGCTGAAAACCGAAGGCCTGAACATCCAGTTCCAGCCGGAAGGCATCAAGCGTCTGGCGGAGATCGCCTGGCAGGTCAACGAGAAGACCGAGAACATCGGTGCTCGTCGTCTGCACACGCTGCTCGAGCGTTTGCTGGAGGAGGTGTCGTTCAGCGCCGGCGATCTGGCCAGCGCGCATGACGACAAGCCGATCCTGATCGACGCTGCGTACGTCAACAGCCATCTGGGCGAATTGGCGCAGAACGAAGACCTGTCCCGTTATATCCTGTAA
- the phaC gene encoding class II poly(R)-hydroxyalkanoic acid synthase, with protein MSNKNNDDLKYQASENTLGLNPVVGLRGKDLLASARMVLTQAIKQPIHSVKHVTHFGLELKNVLFGKSELQPASDDRRFADPAWSQNPLYKRYLQTYLAWRKELHSWIDDSSLSPKDIARGHFVINLMTEAMAPTNTAANPAAVKRFFETGGKSLLDGLSHLAKDLVHNGGMPSQVNMGAFEVGKSLGVTEGAVVFRNDVLELIQYKPITEQVHERPLLVVPPQINKFYVFDLSPDKSLARFCLRNNVQTFIVSWRNPTKAQREWGLSTYIDALKEAVDVVTAITGSKDINMLGACSGGITCTALLGHYAALGEKKVNALTLLVSVLDTTLDSDVALFVDEQTLETAKRHSYQAGVLEGKDMAKVFAWMRPNDLIWNYWVNNYLLGNEPPVFDILFWNNDTTRLPAAFHGDLIEMFKNNPLIRPNALEVCGTPIDLKQVTADIFSLAGTNDHITPWKSCYKSAQLFGGKVEFVLSSSGHIQSILNPPGNPKSRYMTSEGMAANADEWQENSTKHTDSWWLYWQAWQAERSGNLKKAPLKLGNKAYPAGEASPGTYVHER; from the coding sequence ATGAGTAACAAGAATAACGATGACCTGAAGTACCAAGCCTCGGAAAACACCCTGGGGCTTAATCCCGTCGTTGGGCTGCGCGGAAAGGATCTGCTGGCCTCTGCTCGAATGGTGCTGACCCAGGCCATCAAACAACCGATCCATAGCGTCAAGCACGTGACCCATTTCGGTCTTGAACTGAAGAACGTGCTGTTCGGCAAATCCGAACTGCAACCGGCCAGCGATGACCGTCGCTTCGCTGATCCGGCGTGGAGTCAGAACCCGCTCTACAAACGTTATCTGCAAACTTACCTGGCGTGGCGCAAGGAGCTCCATTCCTGGATCGACGACAGCAGCCTGTCACCCAAAGACATCGCGCGCGGCCACTTCGTGATCAACCTGATGACCGAAGCCATGGCCCCGACCAACACCGCAGCCAACCCGGCGGCAGTCAAACGCTTCTTCGAGACCGGCGGCAAAAGCCTGCTCGACGGCCTCTCGCATCTGGCCAAGGATCTGGTGCACAACGGCGGCATGCCGAGCCAGGTCAACATGGGCGCGTTCGAGGTCGGCAAGAGCCTCGGCGTGACCGAAGGCGCGGTGGTGTTTCGCAACGACGTGCTGGAGCTGATCCAGTACAAGCCGATCACCGAGCAGGTCCACGAGCGGCCGTTGCTCGTGGTGCCGCCACAGATCAACAAGTTCTACGTTTTCGACCTGAGCCCGGACAAGAGTCTGGCGCGCTTCTGCCTGCGCAATAACGTGCAGACCTTCATCGTCAGCTGGCGCAACCCGACCAAGGCTCAGCGCGAATGGGGCCTGTCGACCTACATCGATGCGCTGAAGGAAGCGGTCGACGTGGTTACGGCGATCACCGGCAGCAAAGACATCAACATGCTCGGCGCCTGCTCCGGCGGCATCACCTGCACTGCCCTGCTCGGCCACTATGCCGCGCTCGGCGAGAAGAAGGTCAACGCCCTGACCCTGCTGGTCAGCGTGCTCGATACCACGCTGGACAGCGACGTCGCCCTGTTCGTCGACGAGCAGACCCTCGAGACCGCCAAGCGTCACTCGTATCAGGCCGGTGTGCTTGAAGGCAAGGACATGGCCAAGGTCTTCGCGTGGATGCGCCCGAACGATCTGATCTGGAACTACTGGGTCAACAATTACCTGCTCGGCAACGAGCCGCCGGTGTTCGACATCCTGTTCTGGAACAACGACACCACCCGGTTGCCGGCGGCGTTCCACGGCGACCTGATCGAGATGTTCAAAAACAACCCACTGATTCGCCCCAATGCACTGGAAGTGTGCGGCACGCCGATCGACCTCAAGCAGGTCACGGCTGACATCTTCTCGCTGGCCGGCACCAACGACCACATCACCCCGTGGAAGTCCTGCTACAAGTCGGCGCAGCTGTTTGGCGGCAAGGTCGAGTTCGTGCTGTCGAGCAGCGGGCACATCCAGAGCATCCTGAATCCGCCGGGCAACCCGAAATCGCGCTACATGACCAGCGAAGGCATGGCCGCCAATGCCGACGAGTGGCAAGAGAACTCGACCAAGCACACCGATTCCTGGTGGCTGTACTGGCAGGCGTGGCAGGCCGAGCGCTCGGGCAATCTGAAAAAGGCGCCACTGAAACTGGGCAACAAGGCGTATCCGGCAGGCGAGGCCTCGCCGGGCACTTATGTACATGAGCGGTAA
- a CDS encoding DUF971 domain-containing protein, with amino-acid sequence MTSIPTDIKLHKASKTLTLKYASGEEYTLPAEFLRVHSPSAEVQGHGKPILQFGKLNVGLSGLEPAGQYALKLTFDDGHDSGLFTWEYLYELGRRHDVLWADYLAELKAAGKTRDPDQSIVKLML; translated from the coding sequence ATGACCTCAATCCCCACCGACATCAAACTGCACAAAGCCTCGAAAACCCTGACGCTCAAATACGCGTCCGGCGAGGAGTACACCCTGCCCGCCGAATTCCTGCGCGTGCATTCCCCTTCCGCCGAGGTCCAGGGCCACGGCAAACCGATCCTGCAATTCGGCAAGCTCAATGTCGGCCTCAGCGGCCTGGAACCGGCCGGTCAGTACGCACTGAAACTGACCTTCGACGACGGTCACGACAGCGGCTTGTTCACCTGGGAATACCTCTACGAGCTGGGGCGACGTCATGACGTACTCTGGGCCGATTATCTGGCCGAGCTCAAAGCCGCCGGGAAAACCCGCGATCCGGACCAGTCGATCGTCAAGCTGATGCTCTAG